Below is a genomic region from Candidatus Eisenbacteria bacterium.
CCGCATCTTCGTCCCTTACCCGATCGGCCGGCTATTGCTGGTCGCGCCGGCGGGGGCGGAGGTGGAGGGCGCCGGGCTGGAGCGGGCCCACATGGGCGGCCGCGGTCCGGCGGTTTGGTTTCGCGAGGAGCTGGCGCCGGGCGGCGAGATTCGCTTTACGATTCAAGGAGGCGAGGCGGCGCCGGAGGAGGCGGGCGGCGACGTCGGCCTCGGACCCTTCCCCTTCGAGGAGCGCGCCCCGCTGATCGTCGTCCTCGCGGCGGCGGTTCTCCTGGGGACGCTCGCCGCGGCGCTTCTTCGCCCGGGGAGAGGACGATGAACGGCGCGCCGGTGCTGGAGGTGCTCGGTCTCGGCCGCCGTTTCGGCGCGGTTCGTGCGCCGGAGCGAGTCGACCTGGAGTTGGGGGCGGGGGAGACGGCGCTTCTCCTCGGCGCGAACGGGACGGGAAAGACCACGCTTCTCCGAATGATCGCCGGTCTTCTCCCGCCGAGCGAGGGGGAGGTGCGCGTCGGCGGATTGTCCCCCCGCCGAGACGGGGCGGAGGCGCGGCGGCGGATCGGTTTCCTCTCCCACGCCCCGGGTCTTTATCCGGAGCTGACCGCCGCCGAGAACCTGCGTTTCTTCGCCCGCCTTTACGGCGCGCGGGAGCACGGCGCGCGGGTCGCCGGACTCCTCGAGGAGTCGGGGCTCGCCGGTTGGGAGGAAGAGCCCGTGCGTTCCTTTTCACGGGGAATGATCCAGCGGCTCGCCCTCGCCCGCGTTTTTCTTCACGACCCGGATCTGCTCCTTCTGGACGAGCCTTTCACCGGGCTGGATCGACGGGGGACGGAGGCGCTCGCGGACCGTCTCGCGCGGCGCGCCGCGGCGGGAGGGACGGCGCTGCTCGCCACACATAGAATCGACGCGGCGGCCCGTCTCGGCGACAGGGCGGTGATTCTGCGCAAGAGGCGTCCCGCCCGCATCGTCGATCTCTCCGGCGCCGGGGAGGAAGGGCGCGTCTCGGCGCTCCGGTCCGCCCTGGAAGAGGATGCGTGATGGGCGCGGCGGCTCAGGCGGCGGCGATCCTCCGCAAGGATCTCCTCGTGGAGTTCAGGAACCGGCAGGCGCTCGGCACGATGATCCTTTTCGCGCTCCTCGTGGTGCTGGTCCTCGCCTTCGCCTTCGAGCCGACCGCCGAGGAGAGCCGCCGGATCGGTCCCGGCATTCTCTGGATCGCCTTCGCCTTCGCGGGGACGATCGGCCTGGAGCACACGTCCTCGTCGGAGAGAACCCTCGGCGGGATGGAGGCGCTCCTCGCCTCTCCCCTCGATCGCGGGACGCTCTATCTCGCCAAGCTGCTCGCGAACACGATCTTTCTCTTCCTCGCCGAGTGCGCCGTGCTCCCCTTCTTCGTCGTCTTTTTTGATGTGAACCTATTACCCTTTTTGTGGAAATTGCTCGCCCTCGCCCTCGCCGGCACGGTCGGGTTCTGCGCCGCCGGCACGCTTCTCTCGGCGGTTACGGCGGGTACCCGTCTCCGGGGGGTGCTCCTGCCGGTGCTTCTCTTCCCGGTGGTCGTGCCGGTGTTGGTCGCGGCGGTGGAGGGGACCGCGGCCCTTTTCGACGGGCGTTCGGCGGCGGGCTCCTTCCGGATCCTGATCGCCTTCGACGCGATCTTCACGGCCGCCGCGGCGCTCCTCTTCGGCGCGGCGTTGGAGGAAGGCGGATGAGCGGACGCTCCGATCGCCGAGTGGGGATTCTCCTCGGGGCGGCGGTGCTCTTCCTCGCGGCCGCCCTGGCGCTCGTCTTCGGTTGGGCGCCGGAGGAGAGGACCATGGGTCCGATCCAGAAGATCTTCTACATCCACGTCCCGAGCGCCTGGGTGGCGTTTCTCGCCTTCTTCGTCGTTTTCGCGGCCTCCATCGCCTACCTGGCGGCGCGGCGGGAGCGCTACGACCGGATCGCCGCATCCTCCGCCGAGGTGGGCCTTCTCTTCTGCACCCTCGTACTGATCACAGGGCCGATCTGGGCCAAGCCGGTTTGGGGAGTCTGGTGGACCTGGGACCCGCGGCTCACGTCGACACTGGTCCTCTGGTTCCTTTACCTCGGATATTTCGCGCTCCGCTCCTATCTGCCGCCGGGGTCGAGGCGATCCGCGCTGTCGGCGGTGCTCGGCGTGATCGGTTTCCTCGACGTGCCGGTGATCTACTTCTCCATTCGTTGGTGGCGGAACCAGCACCCTTCGCCGGTGCTCGCCGGCGGGGAGGGATCGGGGCTCGATCCGCGCATGCGCCTCGCCTTCTTCTTCTCCCTCGCCGCCTTCACCGTTCTCTACGCCGCCCTCCTCGCGGCGCGTTTGGGGCTCGCGGAGAGGCGCGCGCGCGCGGAGCGTCTTCTCGATGAGTGGAGGGAGAGGACATGAGGGGGGCGAGGCGAGCGGCGGCCGGTCTGTTCCTGGCGTTCTTCTTCCTTCTGTGCGCGGCGGCGCGCGCGGGCGAGCCGGCGGTCGAAAAGGAAGCGATCCGCGGCGGAGCGACTCCCCGCCGCGCCGGAACGGTCGCCGCCGCCTATCTGCTGACCGGTGGGGCGGTCGCTGCTTATCTTCTCGCGGTGTTCGCCGGGCGCCGCCGATGGGACCGGCGGATCGCCCGGCTGGAGGAGAGGCGCGGGCGGGAGGATCGGAAACCGGGCTCGGGGGATGCGGAATGAACCTCGGCGCGCACATGTCGATCGCCGGCGGGGTGGAACTCGCGCTGGAGAGGGGATTGTCGATCGGCTGCCGCGCGGTGCAGCTCTTCACCAAGAACAACAACCGGTGGAGCGGCCCGCCGATCGCGCCGGAGGAGGCGGAGCGTTTCCGCGTCCTCGCCCGCGAATTCCCCCCCGGATTCCTCGTTTCCCACACCGCCTATCTGATCAACCTCGGCTCGCCGAAAGAGGAAGTCCTCGAGAAATCCCTCGCGGCGATGCGGGACGAGCTGGAAAGGGCGGAGACGCTCGGCCTCGCCGGCGTGGTGCTCCATCCGGGGAGCCATCTGGGCGAGGGGGAGGAGTGGGGTTTGAAACGAATCGCCGCGTCCCTCGACCTCGTGCACGGGGAGACCGCCGGTTTCCGGACCCTGACGCTCCTGGAGAACACCGCCGGCCAGGGGAGCAACCTCGGATACCGCTTCGAGCAGCTCGCCGCGATTATGGGGCGGGTTCGCCGGCCGGAGAGGATCGGCGTCTGCTTCGACACCTGCCACGCCTTCGCCGCCGGCTATCCGATCCGTGAAAGGAAAGGTTACCTGCAAACCTTTCGCGACTTCGACCGAATCGTCGGTCTCGACCGTTTGCGTGCGATTCACCTCAACGATTCCGTCGGGCCCCTCGGCGGGCGGAAGGACCGGCACGCTCCGATCGGCGAGGGGGAGATCGGCCGGGAGGGATTCGCCCATTTCGTGAACGAGCGCCGCTTCCGCAAGATACCGATGATCCTGGAGACCCCCAAATCGGAAGACCTCCACGAGGACGTCGAGAACCTGCGTGTGCTCCGCTCTCTCCGGAAGAAGAAGTAGGCGGCGGGTTCTCCTACGGTTCCTCGCCGTGTTCGGCGGTCACGTCGGTGGAGATTCCCCCCCGCACGAAGAAGTGTCCCTCCACGCGCATCCAGCGGGGCCGGATCGCCGCGACCAGGTCGTCCAGAATCCGGTTGGTCACCGCCTCGTGGAACGCCCCCTCGTTCCGGAAGGACCACAGGTAGAGCTTCAGCGATTTCAGCTCCACGCAGAGACGGTCCGGCGTGTAGTCGATCTCGACGTGGGCGAAGTCCGGCTGCCCCGTCATCGGGCAGAGGCAGGTGAATTCGGGGCAGTCGAAATGAATCCGGTAATCCCTCTCCGGGTTCGGGTTCTCGAATGTCTCCAGTTCGCGGGTCGGTTCGGTCGGCATCGCGCGCCCTCCTCGATGGGGATTGTAGCGCCAAGGGGCTGCGGCGCCAAGGGGGCGGCCGAGGCGCAGGAACGTTTCACGGACCGATCGCGCCCGGCGATACCGGTTTTCCGGATAGCGCCGTCAGGCGATCCCGTGATCCCTCTTGTACTCCGCCCAATTCTTTTTGAGGTGAAGAAAGGACTCGAAGTCCGTCTGGAGGAGGAAGGGATTGCTCCGCCGTTCCTCGCCGATGGTGGAGGAGGGGCGGACGCCGTAGTCGTGCCCCGGCCACACCTCGGTCTCGTCGGGGAGGACCAGCAGCTTCTCGTGTAAACCGTCGTACTGCTCGCGGGCGTCCTCGCCGAAGCCGGTCCCCCCGACCTTGCCGACGAAGAGGGTGTCGCCGGTGAGGAGCTTCCCGCCGACGAGGTAGCAGACCGCGTCCGGCGTGTGTCCCGGCGTGTGGATCACGCGGATCCGGAGTTCGCCGACGAGGATCGTCTCCCCGTCCACGAGTCCCCTCTCGCCCGGCCCGGCGCCCGTACCGAAGAGCCACACCTCCGCCCCCGTGGCGGCGCGGACCGCGTCGTTCCCGTTGGTGTGGTCGTAGTGGGAGTGGGTGCAGGCGATCGCTTCCACCGTCAGATCGTGCGCGGCGGCGCGCCCGAGCACCATCTCCGGATCGAAGGAAGGATCGACCGCGATCGCGCGCCCCCCTTTCCGGTCGCCGACGAGATAGGCGAAGTTCCGGTCGCCGCCGACGCGCAGCTGCTCGAAGATCATCCTTTCTCCCCTTCCGGCAGCCGGAGGTGGAAGCGCCCGGCGTGGGCGGCCGCCTTGTTCCGGGCGATCCAGGAGAGCACGCGGGGCGCGTTCCGCTTCATATCCGCCCGGGCGGTGCAGATCATCCAGCAGCGGAGGTCGCAGGCGCGCACCTTTCGCCGGATCGTCTCGGCCCTTTCGGAGTTCCAGATCTCGTCGAAGGAGGACTCGCGCACGTTCCCCATCACGTCGTCCAGAATATTACAGGGATAAATGTTCCCGTTGGGTCCGACGAAGAAGAAGTCCGATCCGGCGTTGCAGACGAATGGGCGGCCGGCGCCGGCGGCGTAGCGGAAGAGGCCGTGCGCGAAGAAGGCGCGAAGCCAGTTCTTGGGGCCGGCCGATCGGAGCAGGTCCTCCGCGAGGGGGCCGAGGTGCTCCCGCAGCTTGTCGGCGTGGACGCTGTGGTCCTCGTCGGCGCGGAAGTAGTGGGGCGAGTCCTGCGCCACCGCGAGCGTGAACTGGATCCCCAGCTTCTTCGTCAGGGCGTACACCGCGCCCAGCTCCTCCACGTTCTCCCGCACCACCGTGAAGGCGAGGCGGAGGTTGGTCATGCCGAGGGACTTCAGCGTTTCCAACGTATTCATGCACTTGTCGAAACCGCCCGGGATGCCGCGCACCCGATCGTGGGTCGCGCCCATCCCGTCGATGGAAATCCCCACGCCGATGGACGGGTCGGCCTTCAGGATCTCCGGCATCCTCTCCGCGATCCGGCCGGTGAGGAACCCGTTGGTGGAGATGATCGTTTTGGCGCGCGGCACCCTCTCCTTCACGACGCGAACGATCTCCGGGAGGTCGTCGCGCAGGAAGGGCTCGCCGCCGGAGAGGTTCACGTAACGAAGTGAATCCGGGAGAAAACGGTACTCCTCCGGGCGGAGGTCGTCGGTGGATGGGTGCTTCCAGATGCTGCACATGATGCAGCGGGCGTTGCAGCGGTAGGTGACCGCCAGCACCACGTCGATCGGGCCGTTCCGCATTTTTCTCCCTCCGCGGTTGGGCGGTGTTCGGAGCCGACACCGCGCCCCGCTTACAGACTAGGCCAGCCGGCGCGCGGACGCAACCGTGGAGAAGGGCGCAACCGAAGGATTTTCAGGCGATTCCGCGCCCCCCTTCATTGCATCCCCGGCGGTCTCGACTTAGAATCAGGAGGCGGCCGGCGGAGGGCGCGGGCCGCGCAAAACGGGGGGATCATGGCGAAGGAGCGGCGCGGGAGGGGAGACGCGGACCGGCGGGCGATCCTGAATGACGAAAGGATCTACGGCGGCGCGGAATACCGGAGCGGCGATCTGCGGGTCGTCTTCGCCTATCCGAATCGTTACGGCGTGGGGATGTCGAACCTGGGGTACCAGTCGATCCTCGCCCGTGCGCGGGCGTCGGAACTGGTCGAGGCGGATCGTCTCTTCGCGCCCGAAGGAGAGGGCGCGCCGCTTCGCACGCTGGACGGCGACCGCCCCGCCGCGGACGCCCACCTTCTCGCCTTCTCGGTCAGCTTCGAGAACGACTACGTTCATCTTCTTCGCACGCTTCGCGCCGCGGGTCTCCCCCTCCGCCGGGAGGAGAGGGACGAGCGCGCCCCGCTCGTCGCCGTGGGGGGCGCGATCACCTTCCTCAACCCGGAGCCCCTCCGTCCCTTCGTCGATCTTTTTTTTCTCGGCGAGGGAGAGGAGCTTTTTCCGGAGTACCTCGATCTTCTGCGGGAGGACCGCGCCGCGCCGCGCCGGGACCATCTGGAGAGGGCGGCGCGCGTCCCCGGCGTTTACGCGCCGGCGATCCTTCCCGGTGGCGGGGGCGCGCCGCGCCGCGCCTACGGCCGCTTCACCGAGGACCCGCCGGCGACGTCGATCCTGACTCCTCGCGCCGAGTTTCGCGACACCCTTCTCGTGGAGATCAGCCGCGGTTGTCCGCGGGGCTGCCGTTACTGTTCCATGCGCGCCCTCTCGCCGGAGTACCGCACCGTGCCCGCGGAGCGTGTCGTCGCCCTCGCCGATCGCTACGCCGCCGAGGATCGGAAACGGGGGAGGGCGCCGCTCCGCCGGATCGGTTTGGTGAGCGCCGCTTTTTTCGACCACCCCGGCGCGGATCGGATGATCGATGCATTGGCGGACCGGGGCTTCCTGGTCACCGTCTCGTCGCTGCGTGTGGAGAGAACAGGCGAGGGGGCGCTCCGCCGGCTTCGGGAGAGCGGGCTCCGCACCCTGACCGTCGCGCCGGAGGCGGCGACGGACCGTCTCCGGCGCGTCATCGGCCGCCCCCCCTCGGAGGAGGAGATCCTCGCCGGCGTCGATCGCGCGGCCCGCGCCGGGTTTCGTTCCCTCCGTCTCTATTTCATGGTCGGGTTGCCGACCGAGACCGAGGAGGACCGCGAGGCGATCGCTCCCCTGGTTCGGATCATCGCGAGCCGTTTCCGAGCCGCCGGCGGCGGGGAGATCGCGGTCTCGCTTCATCCTTTCGTCCCCAAGCCGCGCACCCCTTTCCAGTGGAGCGCCATGACGCGGCCCGAGTCGATGCGGGCGATTCTCGCCCGGCTCCGCTCCCGGCTCGCCGGTTTCCCGGTCAAGGCGCCTGCGCCGAAGGAAGTCTATATGGAAGGCTTGCTCGCCCGGACGGGTGAGGAGGCGGGGCTTTTCCTGGAGCGCCTCGCCGAAGGGCTTCCCTGGCGGCGCGCCGCCGCCGAGGCGGGGATCGACTTGGAGGAGACCCTCTTCACCGACCGGCCGGCGGGCGCGGGCTTCCCCTGGGAAGGGGCGGAGCGGGACCCCGCCGCGGAGAGGCGCCTTCGGGAGTGGACGCGCGCCGTCGGCGCGAAGGGAACAGGGGAATGAGAACATTGAAACACGAAGTGTTCCGGCTCCTCTCCGGGGTCTCCCGGCCGAGTCGCTATCTCCCGCCCCTCCTCGGCGGCGCCTTCCGGGACCCGGGAAAAGCGGAGGTGTTCTGGACGCTTCTCTTCCCGGACGTCGCCGAGTCCGGCTGGTCCCACTACGGAACGGAGCTGCTTCACAGCGCCCTGAACGGACCGGAGTGGTGCGCCGCGGAGCGCGCCTTCTCCCCCTGGCCGGACATGGAGAGGGCGATGCGCGCCGCCGGTGTGCCCCTCTTCACCCTCCCCTCCTACCGACCCGTTCGTGAGGGGGATCTGCTCGGGATTACCCTTCAGTTCGAACTCTCCTACGTCACCGCCGTCGCCGCGATCGATCTCGCGGGGTTGCCGATCCGCGCCGCCGATCGGACCGATCCGCTCCCCCTCGTCGTCGGGGGAGGGCCCTGCGCGATGAATCCGGAGCCCCTCGCCCCTTTCTTCGATCTTTTCGTTCTCGGCGACGGCGAGGAGGCGGCGCCGCGAATCTCCGAGGCGGTGCGGGAGTGGAAGCGCGCCGGAGGGGGAACGAAGGGGGAACTGATCGACCGGCTCGATCGAATCGAGGGGGTCTACGCCCCGGAGCGGCACCCGGTCCGCTTCGATTCGCGCGGGCGCGTCGAGGCGGTGGAGGGACGGACGGTGCGCCGCGCCGTCGTCGCGGACCTGGAAGAGCACCCGCCGCCGGAGCGGCCGGCGGTTCCGGCGCTCCAACCGGTGCACGACCGCGTCTACGCCGAAATCGCCCGGGGATGCGGCGTCGGTTGCCGTTTCTGCCAGGCCGGGATGATCTACCGTCCCCTCAGGGAGAGGCCGGCGGCGTCGATCGCCGAGTGGGCGCTCCGCGCGCTGCGCGCGACGGGACACGAGGACATCAGTCTCGCCTCTCTCTCCACGGGCGATCACGGGGAGATCGTCGAACTGGTGCGCGATCTGGATCGGCGGCTCGCCGGTTGTCACACGGGGATCCAGCTCCCCTCGCTTCGCGTCGCGACGCTCACGGGCGAACTGATCGCCGAGGCTGCGCGGCTCGGCAAGACCGGTTTCACGCTCGCCCCCGAGGCGGGAACGGAGAGAATGCTCCGCCTGATCAACAAGGGGATCGAGCGGGGGGACGTGGTGGAGGCGGCGCGTCTCGCCGTGCGCGGCGGCTGGGACCTGCTCA
It encodes:
- a CDS encoding radical SAM protein — encoded protein: MAKERRGRGDADRRAILNDERIYGGAEYRSGDLRVVFAYPNRYGVGMSNLGYQSILARARASELVEADRLFAPEGEGAPLRTLDGDRPAADAHLLAFSVSFENDYVHLLRTLRAAGLPLRREERDERAPLVAVGGAITFLNPEPLRPFVDLFFLGEGEELFPEYLDLLREDRAAPRRDHLERAARVPGVYAPAILPGGGGAPRRAYGRFTEDPPATSILTPRAEFRDTLLVEISRGCPRGCRYCSMRALSPEYRTVPAERVVALADRYAAEDRKRGRAPLRRIGLVSAAFFDHPGADRMIDALADRGFLVTVSSLRVERTGEGALRRLRESGLRTLTVAPEAATDRLRRVIGRPPSEEEILAGVDRAARAGFRSLRLYFMVGLPTETEEDREAIAPLVRIIASRFRAAGGGEIAVSLHPFVPKPRTPFQWSAMTRPESMRAILARLRSRLAGFPVKAPAPKEVYMEGLLARTGEEAGLFLERLAEGLPWRRAAAEAGIDLEETLFTDRPAGAGFPWEGAERDPAAERRLREWTRAVGAKGTGE
- a CDS encoding heme exporter protein CcmB, whose translation is MGAAAQAAAILRKDLLVEFRNRQALGTMILFALLVVLVLAFAFEPTAEESRRIGPGILWIAFAFAGTIGLEHTSSSERTLGGMEALLASPLDRGTLYLAKLLANTIFLFLAECAVLPFFVVFFDVNLLPFLWKLLALALAGTVGFCAAGTLLSAVTAGTRLRGVLLPVLLFPVVVPVLVAAVEGTAALFDGRSAAGSFRILIAFDAIFTAAAALLFGAALEEGG
- the ccmA gene encoding heme ABC exporter ATP-binding protein CcmA gives rise to the protein MNGAPVLEVLGLGRRFGAVRAPERVDLELGAGETALLLGANGTGKTTLLRMIAGLLPPSEGEVRVGGLSPRRDGAEARRRIGFLSHAPGLYPELTAAENLRFFARLYGAREHGARVAGLLEESGLAGWEEEPVRSFSRGMIQRLALARVFLHDPDLLLLDEPFTGLDRRGTEALADRLARRAAAGGTALLATHRIDAAARLGDRAVILRKRRPARIVDLSGAGEEGRVSALRSALEEDA
- the queF gene encoding NADPH-dependent 7-cyano-7-deazaguanine reductase QueF codes for the protein MPTEPTRELETFENPNPERDYRIHFDCPEFTCLCPMTGQPDFAHVEIDYTPDRLCVELKSLKLYLWSFRNEGAFHEAVTNRILDDLVAAIRPRWMRVEGHFFVRGGISTDVTAEHGEEP
- the ccsA gene encoding cytochrome c biogenesis protein CcsA, with the translated sequence MSGRSDRRVGILLGAAVLFLAAALALVFGWAPEERTMGPIQKIFYIHVPSAWVAFLAFFVVFAASIAYLAARRERYDRIAASSAEVGLLFCTLVLITGPIWAKPVWGVWWTWDPRLTSTLVLWFLYLGYFALRSYLPPGSRRSALSAVLGVIGFLDVPVIYFSIRWWRNQHPSPVLAGGEGSGLDPRMRLAFFFSLAAFTVLYAALLAARLGLAERRARAERLLDEWRERT
- a CDS encoding MBL fold metallo-hydrolase, producing MIFEQLRVGGDRNFAYLVGDRKGGRAIAVDPSFDPEMVLGRAAAHDLTVEAIACTHSHYDHTNGNDAVRAATGAEVWLFGTGAGPGERGLVDGETILVGELRIRVIHTPGHTPDAVCYLVGGKLLTGDTLFVGKVGGTGFGEDAREQYDGLHEKLLVLPDETEVWPGHDYGVRPSSTIGEERRSNPFLLQTDFESFLHLKKNWAEYKRDHGIA
- a CDS encoding radical SAM protein, which codes for MRNGPIDVVLAVTYRCNARCIMCSIWKHPSTDDLRPEEYRFLPDSLRYVNLSGGEPFLRDDLPEIVRVVKERVPRAKTIISTNGFLTGRIAERMPEILKADPSIGVGISIDGMGATHDRVRGIPGGFDKCMNTLETLKSLGMTNLRLAFTVVRENVEELGAVYALTKKLGIQFTLAVAQDSPHYFRADEDHSVHADKLREHLGPLAEDLLRSAGPKNWLRAFFAHGLFRYAAGAGRPFVCNAGSDFFFVGPNGNIYPCNILDDVMGNVRESSFDEIWNSERAETIRRKVRACDLRCWMICTARADMKRNAPRVLSWIARNKAAAHAGRFHLRLPEGEKG
- a CDS encoding deoxyribonuclease IV → MNLGAHMSIAGGVELALERGLSIGCRAVQLFTKNNNRWSGPPIAPEEAERFRVLAREFPPGFLVSHTAYLINLGSPKEEVLEKSLAAMRDELERAETLGLAGVVLHPGSHLGEGEEWGLKRIAASLDLVHGETAGFRTLTLLENTAGQGSNLGYRFEQLAAIMGRVRRPERIGVCFDTCHAFAAGYPIRERKGYLQTFRDFDRIVGLDRLRAIHLNDSVGPLGGRKDRHAPIGEGEIGREGFAHFVNERRFRKIPMILETPKSEDLHEDVENLRVLRSLRKKK